A single Prevotella sp. E15-22 DNA region contains:
- a CDS encoding nucleoside-diphosphate sugar epimerase/dehydratase, with translation MGYIGKIANWYFSRKALPIWGILLIDNAIVFGSIAFMFLLYNRDERSFQNLELVFINALIYMVFYNIGFRIFRTYSGILRYSSFIDLQRTGFAMMVGWGLSMATHTLFRHFDVVDLQMITCRQIFASFLMATIIIWIERIAVKSLHDLLFANQRAKRTFIFGVLSDAIAIGKHIRSEKPMRFHLKGFATIDKKMDGHIMMGEKVYYVDENLIDILKKEKIEAIIVSPQRMNAFRQKQNFQEELINAGIRLYISQQEKEVKAPGDVISSAPQLREISIEDLLPRDEIQVDMKSVGEQLTGKCIMITGSAGSIGSEMVRQIAIYKPSELVLVDAAETPQHDIRLMMQNQWPDIKAHTIVANICEKDYMESLFKRYKPHYVFHAAAYKHVPMMEDNPSESVRNNIIGTRVIADLAVKYQVKKFVMISTDKAVNPTNVMGCSKRICEIYVQSLDKAIKDKKIEGVTQFVTTRFGNVLGSNGSVIPLFKEQIKKGGPLTVTDPNIIRYFMLIPEACKLVLEAGTKGNGGEIFVFDMGQPVKIADLAKRMIALSGATNVEIKFTGLRPGEKLYEEVLNEKETTKPSFHEKIRIATVREYDYDEVCQDIDELYEIGKQFDDMKTVGKMKEIVPEYRSNNSIYSSLDK, from the coding sequence ATGGGTTACATCGGAAAAATTGCGAACTGGTACTTTAGCAGAAAAGCACTGCCCATTTGGGGTATCCTGCTTATCGACAATGCTATTGTGTTCGGCTCTATTGCCTTTATGTTCCTATTATATAATAGGGATGAGCGATCATTCCAAAACCTGGAGCTGGTGTTCATCAATGCTCTTATCTACATGGTTTTCTATAACATTGGCTTCAGAATCTTCAGAACCTATTCGGGCATCCTGCGCTATTCGTCGTTCATCGACCTGCAGCGCACAGGATTTGCCATGATGGTGGGCTGGGGTCTGTCAATGGCCACACACACGCTGTTCAGACATTTTGATGTAGTGGATCTGCAGATGATTACCTGCAGACAAATCTTTGCATCGTTCCTGATGGCCACCATCATCATCTGGATTGAGCGTATTGCCGTGAAGAGTCTGCACGACCTGCTGTTTGCCAACCAGCGAGCTAAGCGCACGTTTATCTTTGGTGTGCTGAGTGACGCTATCGCCATTGGTAAGCATATCCGCAGCGAGAAGCCTATGCGCTTCCACCTGAAGGGTTTCGCCACCATCGACAAGAAGATGGATGGGCATATCATGATGGGTGAGAAGGTGTATTATGTTGATGAGAACCTGATTGACATCCTGAAGAAGGAGAAGATTGAGGCTATCATCGTGTCGCCTCAGCGCATGAACGCATTCCGTCAGAAGCAGAACTTCCAGGAGGAACTGATTAACGCTGGTATCCGTCTGTATATCTCGCAACAGGAGAAAGAGGTGAAAGCCCCGGGCGATGTTATATCGTCGGCACCACAACTGCGCGAGATCAGTATTGAGGACTTGCTGCCACGTGATGAGATTCAGGTGGACATGAAATCGGTGGGTGAACAGTTGACAGGCAAATGCATCATGATTACTGGCTCTGCCGGTAGTATTGGTAGTGAGATGGTGCGCCAGATTGCCATCTATAAGCCCTCGGAACTGGTGCTGGTGGATGCTGCTGAGACGCCTCAGCATGATATCCGACTGATGATGCAGAACCAGTGGCCCGACATCAAGGCTCACACCATCGTGGCTAACATCTGTGAGAAGGACTATATGGAGTCGCTCTTCAAGCGCTACAAGCCGCATTATGTGTTCCATGCTGCTGCCTATAAGCACGTGCCCATGATGGAGGATAACCCCTCGGAGAGTGTGCGCAACAATATCATTGGCACGCGTGTGATTGCCGACCTGGCCGTGAAGTATCAGGTGAAGAAGTTCGTGATGATCTCTACGGACAAGGCTGTGAACCCCACCAACGTGATGGGATGCTCTAAACGTATCTGCGAGATTTATGTGCAGAGCTTGGACAAGGCTATCAAGGACAAGAAGATTGAGGGTGTGACGCAGTTTGTGACCACGCGCTTCGGCAATGTGCTGGGCTCTAACGGTTCGGTGATTCCCCTGTTTAAGGAACAGATCAAAAAGGGTGGTCCTCTCACAGTGACCGACCCGAACATCATCCGTTACTTCATGCTGATTCCTGAGGCTTGTAAGCTGGTGCTGGAGGCTGGTACGAAGGGTAATGGTGGTGAGATCTTCGTGTTTGACATGGGTCAGCCTGTGAAGATTGCCGACCTGGCCAAGCGCATGATTGCCCTGTCGGGTGCCACCAACGTGGAGATTAAGTTCACGGGCTTACGTCCTGGTGAGAAGCTCTATGAGGAGGTGCTGAACGAGAAGGAGACTACGAAGCCTTCGTTCCACGAGAAGATTCGCATTGCCACCGTACGTGAGTATGACTACGACGAGGTATGCCAGGACATTGACGAGCTCTATGAGATTGGTAAGCAGTTTGACGATATGAAGACTGTGGGCAAGATGAAGGAGATTGTGCCTGAGTATCGCAGTAACAACTCGATCTACAGCTCGCTCGACAAATAA
- a CDS encoding capsule assembly Wzi family protein, whose amino-acid sequence MNNKPISLTIACVLCAMTLHAQDSTKTHISYDLTTEVAMGTGDYTAYQLVTNRHHVLGTRANTGYTRGAITIEHQINKDWTLSGAVDVIGSVHADHKAYLQQCYANLSWKDFFLEAGARELKPVIRDEDLSIGSFAKGTNAKPIPQIHIGTNGYWTVPFTNGWLEVNFDGGYGKFLDGDYRKTRYYEQPDINRGYASDILYHQKHFYFRTNPNKRFFFVGGIEHVVQFGGTIMYHDEKNNLRTKNKDTSLKAFLDVILPLGDKNYYQDDAHEDWIFGNHLGEMTVQLGWNINKNHLLQIYLDDPFEDGSGMRKSNGCDGTWGLQYDNRTAGVQYVRKAVVEYFQTTNQCGPLHFDGGDYPEPIRSQIKDVVVGADEYYNHTRYDSYSHYGMTPGIALITSPIYNKDGFTAFSDNRVKAWHMGISGEITDRLSYLAKGSYREGWGTYSLPLADKHHSFDMMLQGIYTMGPWQFSGAFGFDKGNIYGDCSTFNIKINYHAKIL is encoded by the coding sequence ATGAATAACAAGCCTATTTCCTTGACTATTGCCTGTGTGCTGTGCGCCATGACATTACACGCACAGGACTCAACCAAGACGCACATCTCGTATGACCTGACAACAGAGGTAGCAATGGGTACTGGTGACTATACGGCCTATCAATTGGTGACCAACCGTCACCATGTGCTAGGCACCAGGGCCAACACGGGTTATACGCGTGGTGCCATCACCATTGAGCATCAGATAAACAAGGACTGGACGCTCTCGGGTGCTGTGGATGTGATTGGTTCGGTGCATGCTGACCATAAGGCGTATCTGCAGCAGTGCTACGCGAACCTGTCGTGGAAGGACTTCTTCCTGGAGGCTGGTGCGCGTGAGCTGAAGCCTGTGATTCGTGATGAGGACCTGTCGATTGGCTCGTTTGCCAAGGGCACGAACGCCAAACCGATTCCTCAGATTCACATAGGTACAAATGGCTACTGGACAGTGCCTTTCACCAATGGTTGGTTGGAGGTGAACTTCGACGGTGGCTATGGTAAATTCTTGGATGGCGACTATCGAAAGACCAGATACTATGAACAGCCTGACATCAACAGGGGATATGCATCGGATATCCTATATCACCAGAAACATTTCTATTTCAGAACGAACCCCAATAAGCGTTTCTTCTTTGTGGGTGGCATTGAACATGTGGTGCAGTTTGGAGGCACAATTATGTATCACGACGAGAAGAACAACCTGAGGACGAAAAACAAGGATACGAGTTTGAAGGCTTTCCTGGATGTGATCCTGCCGCTGGGCGACAAGAACTATTATCAGGATGATGCGCATGAGGACTGGATATTTGGTAACCACTTGGGGGAGATGACCGTACAATTGGGATGGAACATCAACAAGAACCACTTACTGCAAATCTATCTGGACGACCCCTTTGAGGATGGCTCGGGCATGCGCAAGAGTAATGGGTGTGATGGTACCTGGGGCTTGCAATACGACAACAGAACTGCTGGGGTGCAATATGTGAGAAAGGCTGTGGTGGAGTATTTCCAGACTACCAACCAATGTGGACCGCTGCACTTTGACGGTGGTGACTATCCTGAGCCTATCCGCAGTCAGATAAAAGATGTGGTGGTGGGTGCTGATGAGTATTACAACCACACGCGCTATGACAGTTATTCGCACTATGGCATGACGCCTGGTATTGCCCTAATCACCTCTCCTATATATAACAAGGATGGCTTTACGGCTTTTAGCGACAACCGTGTGAAGGCTTGGCACATGGGTATCAGTGGTGAAATCACCGACCGACTGAGCTATCTGGCCAAGGGCTCGTATCGCGAGGGATGGGGTACTTACAGTTTGCCACTTGCCGACAAACACCACTCGTTTGACATGATGCTGCAAGGCATCTACACCATGGGCCCGTGGCAGTTCTCGGGTGCCTTTGGCTTCGACAAGGGCAACATCTATGGTGATTGCTCTACGTTTAACATTAAAATTAATTATCATGCAAAAATTCTATAA
- a CDS encoding sugar transferase, translating into MSAVTMAKRLFDITFSIIGLLIFSPLYLIIFLGIKLSCEGPVIFKQERIGKNGKPFYIYKFRTMIVNNELDGIPQLAEPNDQRLTKFGKFLRSHHLDELPQLWNVLIGDMSFIGYRPERKYFIDQIMEHDPRYVELYQMRPGITSYATLYNGYTDTMEKMLRRLELDLYYMEHQSWELDLSIIFKTFTKIAFGKKI; encoded by the coding sequence ATGTCAGCAGTAACCATGGCAAAACGTTTGTTCGACATTACATTCTCTATCATAGGGCTTTTAATCTTCTCGCCCTTATATCTGATTATTTTCCTGGGTATCAAACTGAGTTGCGAGGGACCTGTTATCTTTAAGCAGGAACGTATTGGCAAGAACGGGAAACCGTTTTATATCTATAAGTTCCGCACGATGATTGTGAACAACGAGTTGGATGGTATTCCGCAGTTGGCTGAGCCGAACGACCAGCGTCTGACAAAGTTTGGAAAGTTCCTGAGATCACATCACCTGGACGAGTTGCCACAATTGTGGAACGTGTTGATAGGCGACATGTCGTTTATTGGCTATCGCCCAGAACGCAAATACTTCATCGACCAGATTATGGAGCATGACCCGCGCTATGTGGAACTCTATCAGATGCGCCCAGGCATCACGTCGTATGCCACACTCTATAATGGCTATACCGACACGATGGAGAAGATGCTGAGAAGACTGGAACTGGACCTGTATTACATGGAACACCAGTCGTGGGAACTGGACCTGAGCATCATCTTCAAGACGTTCACCAAGATTGCTTTTGGAAAGAAAATATAA
- a CDS encoding glycosyltransferase family 4 protein, translating to MENYTLYLLIAFFASALCGLAFIPLTLNFCKQKGLYDLPNSRKIHKSAVPRLGGISFMPSMLLATIVAIVVYNHEGNDQQVTFSLWSVAFFFSLLLIYGVGIVDDVVGLGARTKFSIQVIAAAVLPLSGLYINNLYGFMGIHEISAGVGSVLTVFIIVFICNAVNLIDGIDGLSAGVSLVALTGFMICFLNEGIIVYSILIAGLIGILVPFLYYNIFGSQEKNRKIFMGDSGSLTLGFILGFLFVKFSMDNPHVKHFNLESMMLAYTLLIVPSFDVVRVSLVRLKHKAHVFKADKNHIHHKLMRTGLGQHCALIFILALTLCFILMNLTLWHIFNVRMGYIVFTNIVVWILVNFGINKVIESKGQKVYISCQQ from the coding sequence ATTGAAAATTATACCCTCTATCTTCTCATTGCATTCTTTGCCAGTGCGCTCTGCGGATTAGCATTCATCCCGTTGACTTTAAACTTCTGTAAGCAGAAAGGCTTATATGATTTACCCAACAGCAGAAAGATTCATAAAAGTGCTGTTCCCCGACTGGGAGGTATCAGTTTTATGCCGAGTATGCTTCTAGCAACCATCGTTGCTATCGTTGTTTATAATCACGAGGGAAATGATCAGCAGGTGACCTTCAGCCTTTGGTCGGTGGCATTCTTCTTCAGTCTGCTGCTGATCTATGGTGTTGGCATCGTTGACGATGTTGTGGGACTGGGGGCCAGAACGAAGTTCTCGATACAGGTAATTGCTGCAGCGGTGCTGCCGCTCTCGGGCTTATACATCAACAACCTTTATGGGTTCATGGGGATTCATGAGATTTCTGCCGGTGTGGGCAGTGTGCTCACGGTGTTTATCATCGTGTTCATCTGTAATGCCGTTAACCTGATTGATGGTATTGATGGTCTGTCGGCTGGGGTTTCGTTGGTGGCGCTGACGGGCTTTATGATTTGTTTCCTGAACGAGGGCATCATCGTTTATAGTATTCTAATTGCAGGACTGATTGGCATCCTGGTGCCTTTCTTGTATTACAACATCTTTGGCAGTCAGGAGAAGAACAGAAAGATTTTCATGGGCGATTCGGGCAGTTTGACGCTGGGCTTCATCCTGGGCTTCCTGTTCGTGAAGTTTTCGATGGATAACCCTCACGTGAAGCACTTCAACCTGGAGTCGATGATGCTGGCCTACACGTTGCTCATCGTGCCTTCATTCGATGTGGTACGTGTGTCGCTGGTGAGACTAAAGCATAAGGCGCACGTGTTCAAGGCCGACAAGAACCATATTCACCATAAGCTGATGAGGACAGGACTGGGACAGCATTGTGCGCTGATATTCATCCTGGCACTCACGCTGTGCTTCATCCTGATGAACCTGACGCTATGGCATATCTTCAACGTGAGAATGGGCTATATTGTGTTCACAAACATCGTCGTCTGGATCTTGGTGAACTTCGGAATCAACAAAGTGATTGAGAGTAAGGGACAAAAGGTTTATATTTCATGTCAGCAGTAA